A single genomic interval of Phocoena sinus isolate mPhoSin1 chromosome 15, mPhoSin1.pri, whole genome shotgun sequence harbors:
- the TRAF7 gene encoding E3 ubiquitin-protein ligase TRAF7 isoform X1, which translates to MSSGKSARYNRFSGGPSNLPTPDATTGTRMETTFGPAFSAVTTITKADGTSTYKQHRRTPSSSSSLAYSPREEEDSMPPISTPRRSDSAISVRSLHSESSMSLRSTFSLPEEEEEPEPLVFAEQPSVKLCCQLCCSVFKDPVITTCGHTFCRRCALKSEKCPVDNAKLTVVVNNIAVAEQIGELFIHCRHGCRAVGGGKPTVFEVDPRGCPFTIKLSARKDHEGSCDYRPVRCPNNPSCPPLLKMNLEAHLKECEHIKCPHSKYGCTFIGNQDTYETHLETCRFEGLKEFLQQTDDRFHEMHVALAQKDQEIAFLRSMLGKLSEKIDQLEKSLELKFDVLDENQSKLSEDLMEFRRDASMLNDELSHINARLNMGILGSYDPQQIFKCKGTFVGHQGPVWCLCVYSMGDLLFSGSSDKTIKVWDTCTTYKCQKTLEGHDGIVLALCIQGCKLYSGSADCTIIVWDIQNLQKVNTIRAHDNPVCTLVSSHNMLFSGSLKAIKVWDIVGTELKLKKELTGLNHWVRALVAAQSYLYSGSYQTIKIWDIRTLDCIHVLQTSGGSVYSIAVTNHHIVCGTYENLIHVWDIESKEQVRTLTGHVGTVYALAVISTPDQTKVFSASYDRSLRVWSMDNMICTQTLLRHQGSVTALAVSRGRLFSGAVDSTVKVWTC; encoded by the exons CTGATGGGACCAGCACATACAAACAGCACCGCAGGACGCcctcttcctccagctccctCGCCTACTCCCCACGGGAAGAGGAGGACAGCATG CCCCCCATCAGCACCCCACGCCGCTCTGACTCGGCCATCTCCGTCCGCTCCCTGCACTCGGAGTCCAGCATGTCCCTGCGCTCCACATTCTCACTgcccgaggaggaggaggagccg GAGCCGCTGGTGTTTGCCGAGCAGCCCTCGGTGAAGCTCTGCTGCCAGCTCTGCTGCAGTGTGTTCAAGGACCCTGTGATCACCACGTGTGGG CACACCTTCTGTCGAAGATGCGCCTTGAAGTCAG AGAAGTGTCCCGTGGACAATGCCAAGCTGACGGTGGTGGTGAACAACATCGCAGTGGCTGAGCAGATTGGCGAGCTCTTCATCCACTGCAGGCACGGTTGTCGGGCAGTCGGGGGCGGGAAGCCCACTGTCTTTGAGGTGGACCCCCGAGGGTGTCCCTTCACCATCAAGCTCAGCGCCCGGAA ggacCACGAGGGCAGCTGTGACTACAGGCCTGTGCGGTGCCCCAACAACCCCAGCTGCCCGCCCCTTCTCAAGATGAACTTGGAGGCACATCTCAAGGAGTGCGAGCACATCAAGTGTCCCCACTCCAAGTACGG GTGCACGTTCATTGGAAACCAGGACACGTATGAGACGCACTTGGAAACCTGCCGCTTCGAGGGCCTGAAGGAGTTCCTTCAGCAGACGGATGACCGCTTCCACGAGATGCATGTGGCACTGGCTCAGAAGGACCAGGAGATCGCCTTCCTGCGCTCCATGTTGGGCAAGCTCTCAGAGAAGATCGACCAGCTGGAGAAGAGCCTGGAGCTCAAGTTCG ATGTCCTGGATGAAAACCAGAGCAAGCTCAGCGAGGACCTCATGGAGTTCCGGAGGGACGCGTCCATGTTGAAT GACGAGCTGTCCCACATCAATGCACGGCTGAACATGGGCATCCTAGGAT CCTACGACCCACAGCAGATCTTCAAGTGCAAAGGAACTTTTGTGGGTCACCAGGGCCCTGTCTGGTGTCTCTGCGTCTACTCAATGGGGGACCTGCTCTTCAGCGGCTCCTCTGACAAGACCATCAAG GTGTGGGACACGTGTACCACCTACAAGTGCCAGAAGACGCTGGAGGGCCATGATGGCATTGTGCTGGCACTCTGCATCCAGGG GTGCAAGCTCTACAGCGGCTCAGCCGACTGCACCATCATC GTTTGGGACATCCAGAACCTGCAGAAGGTGAACACGATCCGGGCCCACGACAACCCGGTGTGCACGCTGGTCTCCTCACACAACATGCTCTTCAGCGGCTCCCTGAAGGCCATCAAG GTGTGGGACATTGTGGGCACCGAGCTGAAGCTGAAGAAGGAGCTCACCGGCCTCAACCACTGGGTGCGGGCCCTGGTGGCTGCCCAGAGCTACCTGTACAGCGGCTCCTACCAGACAATCAAG ATCTGGGACATCCGGACCCTCGACTGCATCCACGTCCTGCAGACATCTGGCGGCAGCGTCTACTCTATTGCCGTGACGAATCACCACATTGTCTGTGGCACCTACGAGAACCTCATCCAT GTGTGGGACATTGAGTCTAAGGAGCAAGTGCGGACCCTGACAGGACACGTTGGCACTGTGTATGCCCTGGCGGTCATCTCGACGCCAGACCAGACCAAAGTCTTCAGCGCATCCTACGACCGGTCTCTCAGG GTCTGGAGTATGGACAACATGATCTGCACGCAGACTCTGCTGCGTCACCAGGGCAGTGTGACTGCACTGGCAGTGTCCCGGGGCCGGCTCTTCTCAGGAGCCGTGGACAGCACCGTGAAG GTGTGGACTTGCTAA
- the TRAF7 gene encoding E3 ubiquitin-protein ligase TRAF7 isoform X2, protein MSSGKSARYNRFSGGPSNLPTPDATTGTRMETTFGPAFSAVTTITKADGTSTYKQHRRTPSSSSSLAYSPREEEDSMPPISTPRRSDSAISVRSLHSESSMSLRSTFSLPEEEEEPEPLVFAEQPSVKLCCQLCCSVFKDPVITTCGHTFCRRCALKSEKCPVDNAKLTVVVNNIAVAEQIGELFIHCRHGCRAVGGGKPTVFEVDPRGCPFTIKLSARKDHEGSCDYRPVRCPNNPSCPPLLKMNLEAHLKECEHIKCPHSKCTFIGNQDTYETHLETCRFEGLKEFLQQTDDRFHEMHVALAQKDQEIAFLRSMLGKLSEKIDQLEKSLELKFDVLDENQSKLSEDLMEFRRDASMLNDELSHINARLNMGILGSYDPQQIFKCKGTFVGHQGPVWCLCVYSMGDLLFSGSSDKTIKVWDTCTTYKCQKTLEGHDGIVLALCIQGCKLYSGSADCTIIVWDIQNLQKVNTIRAHDNPVCTLVSSHNMLFSGSLKAIKVWDIVGTELKLKKELTGLNHWVRALVAAQSYLYSGSYQTIKIWDIRTLDCIHVLQTSGGSVYSIAVTNHHIVCGTYENLIHVWDIESKEQVRTLTGHVGTVYALAVISTPDQTKVFSASYDRSLRVWSMDNMICTQTLLRHQGSVTALAVSRGRLFSGAVDSTVKVWTC, encoded by the exons CTGATGGGACCAGCACATACAAACAGCACCGCAGGACGCcctcttcctccagctccctCGCCTACTCCCCACGGGAAGAGGAGGACAGCATG CCCCCCATCAGCACCCCACGCCGCTCTGACTCGGCCATCTCCGTCCGCTCCCTGCACTCGGAGTCCAGCATGTCCCTGCGCTCCACATTCTCACTgcccgaggaggaggaggagccg GAGCCGCTGGTGTTTGCCGAGCAGCCCTCGGTGAAGCTCTGCTGCCAGCTCTGCTGCAGTGTGTTCAAGGACCCTGTGATCACCACGTGTGGG CACACCTTCTGTCGAAGATGCGCCTTGAAGTCAG AGAAGTGTCCCGTGGACAATGCCAAGCTGACGGTGGTGGTGAACAACATCGCAGTGGCTGAGCAGATTGGCGAGCTCTTCATCCACTGCAGGCACGGTTGTCGGGCAGTCGGGGGCGGGAAGCCCACTGTCTTTGAGGTGGACCCCCGAGGGTGTCCCTTCACCATCAAGCTCAGCGCCCGGAA ggacCACGAGGGCAGCTGTGACTACAGGCCTGTGCGGTGCCCCAACAACCCCAGCTGCCCGCCCCTTCTCAAGATGAACTTGGAGGCACATCTCAAGGAGTGCGAGCACATCAAGTGTCCCCACTCCAA GTGCACGTTCATTGGAAACCAGGACACGTATGAGACGCACTTGGAAACCTGCCGCTTCGAGGGCCTGAAGGAGTTCCTTCAGCAGACGGATGACCGCTTCCACGAGATGCATGTGGCACTGGCTCAGAAGGACCAGGAGATCGCCTTCCTGCGCTCCATGTTGGGCAAGCTCTCAGAGAAGATCGACCAGCTGGAGAAGAGCCTGGAGCTCAAGTTCG ATGTCCTGGATGAAAACCAGAGCAAGCTCAGCGAGGACCTCATGGAGTTCCGGAGGGACGCGTCCATGTTGAAT GACGAGCTGTCCCACATCAATGCACGGCTGAACATGGGCATCCTAGGAT CCTACGACCCACAGCAGATCTTCAAGTGCAAAGGAACTTTTGTGGGTCACCAGGGCCCTGTCTGGTGTCTCTGCGTCTACTCAATGGGGGACCTGCTCTTCAGCGGCTCCTCTGACAAGACCATCAAG GTGTGGGACACGTGTACCACCTACAAGTGCCAGAAGACGCTGGAGGGCCATGATGGCATTGTGCTGGCACTCTGCATCCAGGG GTGCAAGCTCTACAGCGGCTCAGCCGACTGCACCATCATC GTTTGGGACATCCAGAACCTGCAGAAGGTGAACACGATCCGGGCCCACGACAACCCGGTGTGCACGCTGGTCTCCTCACACAACATGCTCTTCAGCGGCTCCCTGAAGGCCATCAAG GTGTGGGACATTGTGGGCACCGAGCTGAAGCTGAAGAAGGAGCTCACCGGCCTCAACCACTGGGTGCGGGCCCTGGTGGCTGCCCAGAGCTACCTGTACAGCGGCTCCTACCAGACAATCAAG ATCTGGGACATCCGGACCCTCGACTGCATCCACGTCCTGCAGACATCTGGCGGCAGCGTCTACTCTATTGCCGTGACGAATCACCACATTGTCTGTGGCACCTACGAGAACCTCATCCAT GTGTGGGACATTGAGTCTAAGGAGCAAGTGCGGACCCTGACAGGACACGTTGGCACTGTGTATGCCCTGGCGGTCATCTCGACGCCAGACCAGACCAAAGTCTTCAGCGCATCCTACGACCGGTCTCTCAGG GTCTGGAGTATGGACAACATGATCTGCACGCAGACTCTGCTGCGTCACCAGGGCAGTGTGACTGCACTGGCAGTGTCCCGGGGCCGGCTCTTCTCAGGAGCCGTGGACAGCACCGTGAAG GTGTGGACTTGCTAA
- the TRAF7 gene encoding E3 ubiquitin-protein ligase TRAF7 isoform X4, whose translation MSSGKSARYNRFSGGPSNLPTPDATTGTRMETTFGPAFSAVTTITKADGTSTYKQHRRTPSSSSSLAYSPREEEDSMPPISTPRRSDSAISVRSLHSESSMSLRSTFSLPEEEEEPEPLVFAEQPSVKLCCQLCCSVFKDPVITTCGHTFCRRCALKSEKCPVDNAKLTVVVNNIAVAEQIGELFIHCRHGCRAVGGGKPTVFEVDPRGCPFTIKLSARKDHEGSCDYRPVRCPNNPSCPPLLKMNLEAHLKECEHIKCPHSKCTFIGNQDTYETHLETCRFEGLKEFLQQTDDRFHEMHVALAQKDQEIAFLRSMLGKLSEKIDQLEKSLELKFDVLDENQSKLSEDLMEFRRDASMLNDELSHINARLNMGILGSYDPQQIFKCKGTFVGHQGPVWCLCVYSMGDLLFSGSSDKTIKVWDTCTTYKCQKTLEGHDGIVLALCIQGCKLYSGSADCTIIVWDIQNLQKVNTIRAHDNPVCTLVSSHNMLFSGSLKAIKVWDIVGTELKLKKELTGLNHWVRALVAAQSYLYSGSYQTIKVWDIESKEQVRTLTGHVGTVYALAVISTPDQTKVFSASYDRSLRVWSMDNMICTQTLLRHQGSVTALAVSRGRLFSGAVDSTVKVWTC comes from the exons CTGATGGGACCAGCACATACAAACAGCACCGCAGGACGCcctcttcctccagctccctCGCCTACTCCCCACGGGAAGAGGAGGACAGCATG CCCCCCATCAGCACCCCACGCCGCTCTGACTCGGCCATCTCCGTCCGCTCCCTGCACTCGGAGTCCAGCATGTCCCTGCGCTCCACATTCTCACTgcccgaggaggaggaggagccg GAGCCGCTGGTGTTTGCCGAGCAGCCCTCGGTGAAGCTCTGCTGCCAGCTCTGCTGCAGTGTGTTCAAGGACCCTGTGATCACCACGTGTGGG CACACCTTCTGTCGAAGATGCGCCTTGAAGTCAG AGAAGTGTCCCGTGGACAATGCCAAGCTGACGGTGGTGGTGAACAACATCGCAGTGGCTGAGCAGATTGGCGAGCTCTTCATCCACTGCAGGCACGGTTGTCGGGCAGTCGGGGGCGGGAAGCCCACTGTCTTTGAGGTGGACCCCCGAGGGTGTCCCTTCACCATCAAGCTCAGCGCCCGGAA ggacCACGAGGGCAGCTGTGACTACAGGCCTGTGCGGTGCCCCAACAACCCCAGCTGCCCGCCCCTTCTCAAGATGAACTTGGAGGCACATCTCAAGGAGTGCGAGCACATCAAGTGTCCCCACTCCAA GTGCACGTTCATTGGAAACCAGGACACGTATGAGACGCACTTGGAAACCTGCCGCTTCGAGGGCCTGAAGGAGTTCCTTCAGCAGACGGATGACCGCTTCCACGAGATGCATGTGGCACTGGCTCAGAAGGACCAGGAGATCGCCTTCCTGCGCTCCATGTTGGGCAAGCTCTCAGAGAAGATCGACCAGCTGGAGAAGAGCCTGGAGCTCAAGTTCG ATGTCCTGGATGAAAACCAGAGCAAGCTCAGCGAGGACCTCATGGAGTTCCGGAGGGACGCGTCCATGTTGAAT GACGAGCTGTCCCACATCAATGCACGGCTGAACATGGGCATCCTAGGAT CCTACGACCCACAGCAGATCTTCAAGTGCAAAGGAACTTTTGTGGGTCACCAGGGCCCTGTCTGGTGTCTCTGCGTCTACTCAATGGGGGACCTGCTCTTCAGCGGCTCCTCTGACAAGACCATCAAG GTGTGGGACACGTGTACCACCTACAAGTGCCAGAAGACGCTGGAGGGCCATGATGGCATTGTGCTGGCACTCTGCATCCAGGG GTGCAAGCTCTACAGCGGCTCAGCCGACTGCACCATCATC GTTTGGGACATCCAGAACCTGCAGAAGGTGAACACGATCCGGGCCCACGACAACCCGGTGTGCACGCTGGTCTCCTCACACAACATGCTCTTCAGCGGCTCCCTGAAGGCCATCAAG GTGTGGGACATTGTGGGCACCGAGCTGAAGCTGAAGAAGGAGCTCACCGGCCTCAACCACTGGGTGCGGGCCCTGGTGGCTGCCCAGAGCTACCTGTACAGCGGCTCCTACCAGACAATCAAG GTGTGGGACATTGAGTCTAAGGAGCAAGTGCGGACCCTGACAGGACACGTTGGCACTGTGTATGCCCTGGCGGTCATCTCGACGCCAGACCAGACCAAAGTCTTCAGCGCATCCTACGACCGGTCTCTCAGG GTCTGGAGTATGGACAACATGATCTGCACGCAGACTCTGCTGCGTCACCAGGGCAGTGTGACTGCACTGGCAGTGTCCCGGGGCCGGCTCTTCTCAGGAGCCGTGGACAGCACCGTGAAG GTGTGGACTTGCTAA
- the TRAF7 gene encoding E3 ubiquitin-protein ligase TRAF7 isoform X3 — translation METTFGPAFSAVTTITKADGTSTYKQHRRTPSSSSSLAYSPREEEDSMPPISTPRRSDSAISVRSLHSESSMSLRSTFSLPEEEEEPEPLVFAEQPSVKLCCQLCCSVFKDPVITTCGHTFCRRCALKSEKCPVDNAKLTVVVNNIAVAEQIGELFIHCRHGCRAVGGGKPTVFEVDPRGCPFTIKLSARKDHEGSCDYRPVRCPNNPSCPPLLKMNLEAHLKECEHIKCPHSKYGCTFIGNQDTYETHLETCRFEGLKEFLQQTDDRFHEMHVALAQKDQEIAFLRSMLGKLSEKIDQLEKSLELKFDVLDENQSKLSEDLMEFRRDASMLNDELSHINARLNMGILGSYDPQQIFKCKGTFVGHQGPVWCLCVYSMGDLLFSGSSDKTIKVWDTCTTYKCQKTLEGHDGIVLALCIQGCKLYSGSADCTIIVWDIQNLQKVNTIRAHDNPVCTLVSSHNMLFSGSLKAIKVWDIVGTELKLKKELTGLNHWVRALVAAQSYLYSGSYQTIKIWDIRTLDCIHVLQTSGGSVYSIAVTNHHIVCGTYENLIHVWDIESKEQVRTLTGHVGTVYALAVISTPDQTKVFSASYDRSLRVWSMDNMICTQTLLRHQGSVTALAVSRGRLFSGAVDSTVKVWTC, via the exons CTGATGGGACCAGCACATACAAACAGCACCGCAGGACGCcctcttcctccagctccctCGCCTACTCCCCACGGGAAGAGGAGGACAGCATG CCCCCCATCAGCACCCCACGCCGCTCTGACTCGGCCATCTCCGTCCGCTCCCTGCACTCGGAGTCCAGCATGTCCCTGCGCTCCACATTCTCACTgcccgaggaggaggaggagccg GAGCCGCTGGTGTTTGCCGAGCAGCCCTCGGTGAAGCTCTGCTGCCAGCTCTGCTGCAGTGTGTTCAAGGACCCTGTGATCACCACGTGTGGG CACACCTTCTGTCGAAGATGCGCCTTGAAGTCAG AGAAGTGTCCCGTGGACAATGCCAAGCTGACGGTGGTGGTGAACAACATCGCAGTGGCTGAGCAGATTGGCGAGCTCTTCATCCACTGCAGGCACGGTTGTCGGGCAGTCGGGGGCGGGAAGCCCACTGTCTTTGAGGTGGACCCCCGAGGGTGTCCCTTCACCATCAAGCTCAGCGCCCGGAA ggacCACGAGGGCAGCTGTGACTACAGGCCTGTGCGGTGCCCCAACAACCCCAGCTGCCCGCCCCTTCTCAAGATGAACTTGGAGGCACATCTCAAGGAGTGCGAGCACATCAAGTGTCCCCACTCCAAGTACGG GTGCACGTTCATTGGAAACCAGGACACGTATGAGACGCACTTGGAAACCTGCCGCTTCGAGGGCCTGAAGGAGTTCCTTCAGCAGACGGATGACCGCTTCCACGAGATGCATGTGGCACTGGCTCAGAAGGACCAGGAGATCGCCTTCCTGCGCTCCATGTTGGGCAAGCTCTCAGAGAAGATCGACCAGCTGGAGAAGAGCCTGGAGCTCAAGTTCG ATGTCCTGGATGAAAACCAGAGCAAGCTCAGCGAGGACCTCATGGAGTTCCGGAGGGACGCGTCCATGTTGAAT GACGAGCTGTCCCACATCAATGCACGGCTGAACATGGGCATCCTAGGAT CCTACGACCCACAGCAGATCTTCAAGTGCAAAGGAACTTTTGTGGGTCACCAGGGCCCTGTCTGGTGTCTCTGCGTCTACTCAATGGGGGACCTGCTCTTCAGCGGCTCCTCTGACAAGACCATCAAG GTGTGGGACACGTGTACCACCTACAAGTGCCAGAAGACGCTGGAGGGCCATGATGGCATTGTGCTGGCACTCTGCATCCAGGG GTGCAAGCTCTACAGCGGCTCAGCCGACTGCACCATCATC GTTTGGGACATCCAGAACCTGCAGAAGGTGAACACGATCCGGGCCCACGACAACCCGGTGTGCACGCTGGTCTCCTCACACAACATGCTCTTCAGCGGCTCCCTGAAGGCCATCAAG GTGTGGGACATTGTGGGCACCGAGCTGAAGCTGAAGAAGGAGCTCACCGGCCTCAACCACTGGGTGCGGGCCCTGGTGGCTGCCCAGAGCTACCTGTACAGCGGCTCCTACCAGACAATCAAG ATCTGGGACATCCGGACCCTCGACTGCATCCACGTCCTGCAGACATCTGGCGGCAGCGTCTACTCTATTGCCGTGACGAATCACCACATTGTCTGTGGCACCTACGAGAACCTCATCCAT GTGTGGGACATTGAGTCTAAGGAGCAAGTGCGGACCCTGACAGGACACGTTGGCACTGTGTATGCCCTGGCGGTCATCTCGACGCCAGACCAGACCAAAGTCTTCAGCGCATCCTACGACCGGTCTCTCAGG GTCTGGAGTATGGACAACATGATCTGCACGCAGACTCTGCTGCGTCACCAGGGCAGTGTGACTGCACTGGCAGTGTCCCGGGGCCGGCTCTTCTCAGGAGCCGTGGACAGCACCGTGAAG GTGTGGACTTGCTAA
- the TRAF7 gene encoding E3 ubiquitin-protein ligase TRAF7 isoform X5 gives MSLRSTFSLPEEEEEPEPLVFAEQPSVKLCCQLCCSVFKDPVITTCGHTFCRRCALKSEKCPVDNAKLTVVVNNIAVAEQIGELFIHCRHGCRAVGGGKPTVFEVDPRGCPFTIKLSARKDHEGSCDYRPVRCPNNPSCPPLLKMNLEAHLKECEHIKCPHSKYGCTFIGNQDTYETHLETCRFEGLKEFLQQTDDRFHEMHVALAQKDQEIAFLRSMLGKLSEKIDQLEKSLELKFDVLDENQSKLSEDLMEFRRDASMLNDELSHINARLNMGILGSYDPQQIFKCKGTFVGHQGPVWCLCVYSMGDLLFSGSSDKTIKVWDTCTTYKCQKTLEGHDGIVLALCIQGCKLYSGSADCTIIVWDIQNLQKVNTIRAHDNPVCTLVSSHNMLFSGSLKAIKVWDIVGTELKLKKELTGLNHWVRALVAAQSYLYSGSYQTIKIWDIRTLDCIHVLQTSGGSVYSIAVTNHHIVCGTYENLIHVWDIESKEQVRTLTGHVGTVYALAVISTPDQTKVFSASYDRSLRVWSMDNMICTQTLLRHQGSVTALAVSRGRLFSGAVDSTVKVWTC, from the exons ATGTCCCTGCGCTCCACATTCTCACTgcccgaggaggaggaggagccg GAGCCGCTGGTGTTTGCCGAGCAGCCCTCGGTGAAGCTCTGCTGCCAGCTCTGCTGCAGTGTGTTCAAGGACCCTGTGATCACCACGTGTGGG CACACCTTCTGTCGAAGATGCGCCTTGAAGTCAG AGAAGTGTCCCGTGGACAATGCCAAGCTGACGGTGGTGGTGAACAACATCGCAGTGGCTGAGCAGATTGGCGAGCTCTTCATCCACTGCAGGCACGGTTGTCGGGCAGTCGGGGGCGGGAAGCCCACTGTCTTTGAGGTGGACCCCCGAGGGTGTCCCTTCACCATCAAGCTCAGCGCCCGGAA ggacCACGAGGGCAGCTGTGACTACAGGCCTGTGCGGTGCCCCAACAACCCCAGCTGCCCGCCCCTTCTCAAGATGAACTTGGAGGCACATCTCAAGGAGTGCGAGCACATCAAGTGTCCCCACTCCAAGTACGG GTGCACGTTCATTGGAAACCAGGACACGTATGAGACGCACTTGGAAACCTGCCGCTTCGAGGGCCTGAAGGAGTTCCTTCAGCAGACGGATGACCGCTTCCACGAGATGCATGTGGCACTGGCTCAGAAGGACCAGGAGATCGCCTTCCTGCGCTCCATGTTGGGCAAGCTCTCAGAGAAGATCGACCAGCTGGAGAAGAGCCTGGAGCTCAAGTTCG ATGTCCTGGATGAAAACCAGAGCAAGCTCAGCGAGGACCTCATGGAGTTCCGGAGGGACGCGTCCATGTTGAAT GACGAGCTGTCCCACATCAATGCACGGCTGAACATGGGCATCCTAGGAT CCTACGACCCACAGCAGATCTTCAAGTGCAAAGGAACTTTTGTGGGTCACCAGGGCCCTGTCTGGTGTCTCTGCGTCTACTCAATGGGGGACCTGCTCTTCAGCGGCTCCTCTGACAAGACCATCAAG GTGTGGGACACGTGTACCACCTACAAGTGCCAGAAGACGCTGGAGGGCCATGATGGCATTGTGCTGGCACTCTGCATCCAGGG GTGCAAGCTCTACAGCGGCTCAGCCGACTGCACCATCATC GTTTGGGACATCCAGAACCTGCAGAAGGTGAACACGATCCGGGCCCACGACAACCCGGTGTGCACGCTGGTCTCCTCACACAACATGCTCTTCAGCGGCTCCCTGAAGGCCATCAAG GTGTGGGACATTGTGGGCACCGAGCTGAAGCTGAAGAAGGAGCTCACCGGCCTCAACCACTGGGTGCGGGCCCTGGTGGCTGCCCAGAGCTACCTGTACAGCGGCTCCTACCAGACAATCAAG ATCTGGGACATCCGGACCCTCGACTGCATCCACGTCCTGCAGACATCTGGCGGCAGCGTCTACTCTATTGCCGTGACGAATCACCACATTGTCTGTGGCACCTACGAGAACCTCATCCAT GTGTGGGACATTGAGTCTAAGGAGCAAGTGCGGACCCTGACAGGACACGTTGGCACTGTGTATGCCCTGGCGGTCATCTCGACGCCAGACCAGACCAAAGTCTTCAGCGCATCCTACGACCGGTCTCTCAGG GTCTGGAGTATGGACAACATGATCTGCACGCAGACTCTGCTGCGTCACCAGGGCAGTGTGACTGCACTGGCAGTGTCCCGGGGCCGGCTCTTCTCAGGAGCCGTGGACAGCACCGTGAAG GTGTGGACTTGCTAA